CGGCGGTGTCCAGGGCGCTGTCGGACATTTCCAGCCAGGCGAGCCTTGTTGGCATCGCGTCCATAAGCGTCGCCCCTGTTAATCGGATAAGGTTTGTGCATATCGCCGAAAAGCGGGCGCTGGCCGTGATGGTGATGTCCGGAGGGGAAATACGAAACCAGCTTATCGAGACCGCCGAGCCGCTGGAGCAGGATGACCTGGACAAGATTTCAAACTGCTTTAACGCAAAGTTCTCCGGGATGACCCTCGAAGGGGTGCGCCAGGCGCTCATGGAGGAGATGCGGGACGAAAAGGCCCGGGCGGACAAGCTGCTATCACATGTGCTGATGATGGCGGAGCTTATCGGGGAGCGGGTCTCCGTGGACGCCAACGAGAACATATCCCTGGACGGGGCGAGCAATCTTTTGAACCTCAAGGGGGTGACTCTGGACATCGCCGCGCTGAAGAACCTTTTCAGGACTCTGGACGAGAAAAGCAGGCTGGTCTCGCTTTTGACATCATGCTTGAAGCCGGAGGGGATCAACCTGATAATCGGGTCGGAATTTGAAATGGAGGGTTTTTCGGACTATAGCATGGTGGCCCACCGTTTCAAGGGACATGACGGGGCGATGGGGGCCGTTGGGATAATCGGCCCGAAGGCGATGGACTACGCCAGGGCCATGGGCCTTGTGCTTTACACCGCAAACCAGGTGGGCAGCAGGCTTAATGGATAAGGATGAGATTCGGAGTTGGCCGTGAACAAAGAGATTAAAGATTCTGAGCAGATGGACTTTGGCGGCGCCGAATCTTTCGGCGATGATGACAGCGGAACTGTCTCCCAGGTGTCCGGCGGGATGCCCCGGCCCGGCGGCACGGTGAAGCTTGAGCGCAAGGAGCTCCCCCGGAAAAAGGAAGATGAAATTTCGGAGCTCCGGCAGGTGATCGCCAACCTTACGGAGGAACTGAAAAAAAGGGAGACCGAGCTTGTGGCGGCGGAAGACAAGTCTTTGCGAGCCGTGGCGGAGGCGGACAACTTCAAGAAACGGATCGCCCGCGAGAAGGAGGATTTCCAGCGCCACGCCCCCGCCCCGATTGTGGAGGCGCTCATTCCCGCCATAGACAACATGGAAAAAGCGCTCCAGGCGGCGGCCGGCGGCGGGGACATGAACGCATTGGCCCAGGGGCTGGAGCTTATCCACCGGCAGATAATGGAGACGCTAAAGAACCACGGCCTTGCCAGGGTGGAAACGCTCGGCAAGCCGATGGACCCGAACACGACGGAGGCCATCCAGATGGTGGACTCCACCGAAGCGGACGACGGGGTGGTGCTCACGGAGTTCATCCCGGGATATATGTTCAGGGACAGGGTGATACGCACGGCCAAAGTGGCCGTGGCCAACAATCCGGCCCAGGCGGCGGCCGCAAGCGGCGAGACCGGCGATCCGGACATAGGGGCAATGGACTGAATATCTCCGCGTAATCCCGCCGTAAGGACCGGCTTCGCTGAAATTTTCGCGTTTCCAGTTTCCACGCGGTATCATCTAACGCAATATCCGGAACTGGAGATTTGATGGGCAAGATGTTTTCGTTCCCGGCGGATGAGCGCAGGGCCATCGCCGGGCTGTCGTCGGTGATCGGCCTTAGGATGCTGGGCCTTTCTTTCATGATCCCGGTGTTCTCGGTGTACGCCACGGGGCTGCCGGGGGCCACGCCTTTTCTGGCGGGAGTGGCCTTTGGTGTGTACGGCCTGACGCAGGCGATGCTGCAGATCCCCTTCGGCTTCATGTCCGACAGGTATGGCAGAAGGCCGGTGGTGGCCACGGGGCTTGTGATTTTCGGGATCGGGTCCGTGATCGCCGCGATGACCACGAACATTTACGTTATGATCGCCGCCCGCTTCCTTCAAGGGGCTGGCGCCATCGCTTCGGCCTGTTTTGCGTGGACGGCGGACCTGACCCACGAGTCCCGCCGGAACATGGCGATGGCGTTCATGGGGATGTCCGTCGGGTCCGGCGTGGTGGGGGGCATGGTGCTCGGCCCGGTCATCGGGGGCGCAATGGGCGTGCCGTTCCTTTTCTGGCTTTCGGCAGGCCTTTCGGCGGTGGCCATAACCATAACCCTGGGCCTGCTCCGGGAACCCCCCGCAAACCAGCCGCACGAAAGCTCCGATTTCTCGCTTGACCCCAAAGTCACTTTCAAATATGCGGCGACGCCGGACCTGTTAAAGCTCGACGTGGTCGGTTTTCTTGTAAACTCCACCATGATTGCCACCAATTTCTATGTGCCACTGCGGCTCAAAGAGTCGCTGACAATGGGGGAGCTTTGGAAAGTGTACCTGCCCCTCACCTTGATCGGAGGAGCCGGGATGAT
This region of Nitrospinota bacterium genomic DNA includes:
- the hrcA gene encoding heat-inducible transcription repressor HrcA; translated protein: MDTRSAMVLKAVVEGHIASSEPVGARIISKRSEFNLSPASIRNVMAGLEESGFLEQPHTSAGRIPSDKGYRYYAQSMAGPAIPSTQEMDRIHSATHGAAWQELTDLLAAVSRALSDISSQASLVGIASISVAPVNRIRFVHIAEKRALAVMVMSGGEIRNQLIETAEPLEQDDLDKISNCFNAKFSGMTLEGVRQALMEEMRDEKARADKLLSHVLMMAELIGERVSVDANENISLDGASNLLNLKGVTLDIAALKNLFRTLDEKSRLVSLLTSCLKPEGINLIIGSEFEMEGFSDYSMVAHRFKGHDGAMGAVGIIGPKAMDYARAMGLVLYTANQVGSRLNG
- a CDS encoding nucleotide exchange factor GrpE, translating into MNKEIKDSEQMDFGGAESFGDDDSGTVSQVSGGMPRPGGTVKLERKELPRKKEDEISELRQVIANLTEELKKRETELVAAEDKSLRAVAEADNFKKRIAREKEDFQRHAPAPIVEALIPAIDNMEKALQAAAGGGDMNALAQGLELIHRQIMETLKNHGLARVETLGKPMDPNTTEAIQMVDSTEADDGVVLTEFIPGYMFRDRVIRTAKVAVANNPAQAAAASGETGDPDIGAMD
- a CDS encoding MFS transporter, producing the protein MGKMFSFPADERRAIAGLSSVIGLRMLGLSFMIPVFSVYATGLPGATPFLAGVAFGVYGLTQAMLQIPFGFMSDRYGRRPVVATGLVIFGIGSVIAAMTTNIYVMIAARFLQGAGAIASACFAWTADLTHESRRNMAMAFMGMSVGSGVVGGMVLGPVIGGAMGVPFLFWLSAGLSAVAITITLGLLREPPANQPHESSDFSLDPKVTFKYAATPDLLKLDVVGFLVNSTMIATNFYVPLRLKESLTMGELWKVYLPLTLIGGAGMMLFSRKADSGGARKVITSALSLLVCGFLLMSTSQSFWVTVGGFGFFFAGFSILEATLPAAVSKLANPAHRGSIIGFYNLSQFLGVFVGGMLAGWLSSKHSDVLFLIMAAAAALAAIMVNWTRGVDAVSAPASRI